From Pseudoleptotrichia goodfellowii, a single genomic window includes:
- a CDS encoding YbaB/EbfC family nucleoid-associated protein produces the protein MVRKLKGANSGKSGSQQDIIKQAQVMQQEMLKIQEGLKDKFVETSVAGGGITVKANGQKKIVDLSISMDILKDAVDEGDTSIVSDVIINAINEILEKAEEMAEKEMEVITGGVSIPGLF, from the coding sequence ATGGTTAGAAAGTTAAAAGGAGCCAATTCAGGAAAAAGCGGAAGTCAACAGGATATAATAAAACAGGCACAGGTTATGCAACAGGAAATGTTGAAAATACAGGAAGGTCTGAAAGATAAATTTGTGGAAACGTCTGTTGCCGGTGGCGGAATAACTGTAAAAGCAAACGGACAGAAAAAAATAGTTGATTTGTCTATTTCGATGGATATATTAAAAGATGCAGTTGATGAAGGGGATACTTCAATTGTTTCTGATGTAATAATAAATGCAATAAATGAAATACTTGAAAAAGCTGAAGAAATGGCTGAAAAAGAAATGGAAGTAATAACAGGCGGTGTAAGTATACCGGGATTATTCTAA
- a CDS encoding phospho-sugar mutase, with protein MEFMEKYEYWLNSDSVDEKDKEELKSLKDDPKEIEDRFFKDLSFGTGGIRGVRGIGTNRINKYVIRKATQGLANYMLKYNKKEAEEKGVIIAHDCRIGSREYALNTARVMAANGIKAYIYSDLRSTPELSFGVRYKGCLAGIVVTASHNPPEYNGYKVYWSDGGQIVAPEVTGILEEVNKIKTLEEIKVMCEKEAREKGLIIELDGKIDDDYLSEIKKQTLKTNIPGKENFKIVYTPLHGTGGRPMKRILSDFGYSFEVVKEQIEPDGNFPTVVYANPEEVAAFKLGVKLADEIGAKLVMANDPDADRIGIAVKDDSDNWYYPNGNQMGLLLLQYLLNNKKDIPANAKVITTIVSTPMIDVVAPAKNVGVMKTLTGFKYIGEKIREFETGKLDGSYLFGFEESYGYLIGTHARDKDALVTSMVIAEMAAYYNSIGSSIYKELQKLYKEFGYYLEGIKSVTLKGKDGIEKMTALMSDLRENIKDTLIGKKIKIKRDFDSHKEYNLETGEEKEIKLPKENVLQFVLEDNTYITARPSGTEPKIKFYFSVNADSDEKVKEKLENTMEEFLKILKL; from the coding sequence ATGGAATTTATGGAAAAGTATGAATACTGGTTAAATTCAGATTCTGTTGATGAAAAAGACAAAGAGGAATTGAAAAGTCTAAAGGACGATCCGAAAGAAATAGAAGACAGATTTTTTAAGGATTTGAGCTTCGGTACAGGAGGAATAAGAGGAGTAAGGGGAATAGGAACAAACAGAATCAACAAATATGTTATAAGAAAAGCGACTCAGGGGCTTGCAAATTATATGCTTAAATATAACAAAAAAGAAGCTGAAGAAAAAGGTGTTATAATAGCTCATGACTGTAGAATAGGTTCGAGAGAATATGCTTTAAATACTGCAAGAGTAATGGCTGCAAACGGTATAAAAGCGTATATTTATTCCGATTTACGTTCCACTCCGGAATTGTCTTTCGGTGTCAGATATAAAGGCTGCCTTGCAGGAATAGTAGTTACTGCGAGTCATAATCCTCCTGAATACAATGGATATAAAGTTTACTGGAGTGATGGAGGTCAAATCGTAGCACCTGAAGTAACAGGAATATTAGAAGAAGTAAATAAAATTAAAACTTTGGAAGAAATAAAAGTCATGTGTGAAAAAGAAGCACGGGAAAAAGGACTTATAATAGAACTTGACGGGAAAATAGATGATGATTACCTTTCTGAAATAAAAAAACAGACTTTAAAAACGAATATTCCGGGAAAAGAAAACTTTAAAATAGTTTATACGCCTTTGCATGGTACAGGCGGAAGACCAATGAAAAGAATATTGTCCGATTTCGGGTACAGTTTTGAAGTAGTAAAAGAGCAGATAGAGCCTGATGGGAATTTTCCTACGGTAGTATATGCCAATCCTGAAGAAGTGGCAGCATTTAAACTTGGAGTAAAATTAGCCGATGAAATAGGAGCAAAACTTGTAATGGCTAATGATCCTGATGCCGACAGAATAGGGATAGCGGTAAAAGACGACAGCGATAACTGGTATTATCCTAACGGAAACCAAATGGGACTGTTATTACTTCAATATTTGTTAAATAATAAAAAAGATATCCCTGCAAATGCAAAAGTAATAACTACAATAGTATCGACCCCTATGATAGATGTTGTGGCACCTGCGAAAAATGTAGGTGTTATGAAAACATTGACAGGATTTAAATACATAGGGGAAAAAATAAGAGAATTTGAAACAGGAAAACTTGACGGAAGCTATTTATTCGGATTTGAGGAAAGTTACGGATATTTAATAGGAACTCATGCCAGAGATAAAGATGCGTTGGTAACATCAATGGTAATAGCTGAAATGGCTGCATATTATAATTCGATTGGAAGTTCAATATATAAAGAATTGCAAAAATTGTACAAAGAATTCGGATATTATCTTGAGGGAATAAAATCGGTAACATTAAAAGGAAAAGACGGAATAGAAAAAATGACGGCATTAATGTCGGATTTAAGGGAAAACATAAAAGATACGCTGATAGGAAAGAAAATAAAAATCAAAAGAGATTTCGATTCGCATAAAGAGTATAATTTGGAAACGGGAGAAGAAAAAGAAATCAAACTTCCGAAAGAAAATGTATTGCAGTTTGTGTTGGAAGACAATACATATATCACTGCAAGACCTTCGGGAACAGAGCCTAAAATTAAATTTTATTTCAGTGTGAATGCCGATTCCGATGAAAAAGTAAAAGAAAAACTTGAAAATACAATGGAAGAATTTTTGAAAATTTTGAAATTATAA
- the ricT gene encoding PSP1 family protein: MKILNIKFRKTKKVYPFLIGKYENYQKGDHVIVDTIRGEQTGIVIGMTDKFGEESEEKDDVKIREVKRKLTDKEVEKLKELDEKANDAYFKCKKIVKSILPEMNLVIGEYTFDENKLIFYFTAENRLDFRELVKEVNKTFKKRVEFYQIKQNDEGRILSAFGKYGKEIYW, encoded by the coding sequence ATGAAGATTTTAAACATAAAATTTAGAAAAACAAAAAAAGTTTATCCCTTTTTAATAGGGAAATATGAAAATTATCAAAAAGGCGATCATGTAATAGTTGATACAATAAGGGGAGAACAGACAGGTATCGTTATAGGAATGACTGATAAATTCGGAGAAGAATCCGAAGAAAAAGATGATGTAAAAATAAGGGAAGTAAAGAGAAAACTTACCGATAAAGAAGTCGAAAAATTAAAAGAGTTGGATGAAAAGGCAAATGATGCTTATTTTAAGTGTAAAAAAATAGTTAAAAGTATTTTACCTGAAATGAATTTAGTTATAGGGGAGTATACTTTTGATGAAAATAAGCTTATTTTTTATTTTACAGCTGAAAACAGACTTGATTTCAGAGAATTGGTAAAAGAAGTAAATAAGACTTTCAAGAAAAGAGTAGAATTCTATCAAATAAAGCAAAATGATGAAGGGAGAATTTTAAGTGCATTTGGAAAATATGGGAAAGAGATATACTGGTAA
- the ricT gene encoding regulatory iron-sulfur-containing complex subunit RicT, with the protein MGKRYTGNENELDSGIINKINEDRTIDVYFETFQKRYFFLDNPDFRVKINDKVLVETQMGLGIGKVIGIKSGRVEEKESLKRIIRVADDKDLEKNKELKEDSVKAGFIFRNKLKKYNLNLKLVATEYTFDKKKLIFYFASEERVDFRDFVKDLAAIFKVRIELRQIGVRDYAKMVGDCGSCGKTLCCKSFINKFDSVSIKMARDQGVVVTPSKITGVCGRLKCCIGFENDQYNEVRENYPAVGQTVTTEEGKGNVISMNMLNDLIFVNIHGKGIGRYGLAEIQFDAEEKREIEKRQNCCNFIEGN; encoded by the coding sequence ATGGGAAAGAGATATACTGGTAATGAGAATGAACTTGATTCCGGTATTATCAATAAAATCAATGAGGATAGAACCATAGATGTGTACTTTGAAACTTTTCAAAAGCGGTATTTTTTTCTTGACAATCCTGATTTTAGGGTAAAAATAAACGATAAAGTTCTGGTAGAGACTCAAATGGGTTTAGGAATCGGAAAAGTTATAGGCATAAAATCAGGAAGAGTTGAAGAAAAAGAATCTTTAAAGAGGATTATAAGAGTAGCGGATGATAAGGATTTGGAAAAAAATAAAGAATTAAAAGAGGATTCGGTTAAAGCAGGATTTATATTCAGAAATAAACTGAAAAAGTATAATCTTAATTTAAAACTTGTTGCCACTGAATATACTTTCGATAAGAAAAAGTTAATTTTTTATTTTGCTTCTGAAGAAAGAGTAGATTTTAGGGATTTTGTAAAAGATTTGGCTGCAATATTCAAAGTCAGGATAGAGTTAAGACAAATCGGTGTAAGAGATTATGCAAAAATGGTTGGAGATTGCGGAAGTTGCGGAAAAACATTATGCTGTAAATCTTTTATAAACAAATTTGATTCAGTTTCAATAAAAATGGCAAGAGATCAAGGAGTAGTAGTTACTCCGTCAAAAATTACGGGAGTATGCGGACGTTTGAAATGCTGTATAGGATTTGAAAATGATCAGTATAATGAAGTAAGAGAAAACTATCCGGCAGTGGGACAAACTGTAACAACCGAAGAAGGAAAAGGTAACGTTATAAGTATGAATATGCTGAATGATTTGATATTTGTAAATATTCATGGAAAAGGTATAGGAAGATACGGATTGGCTGAAATACAGTTTGATGCGGAAGAAAAGAGAGAAATAGAGAAAAGACAGAATTGCTGTAATTTTATAGAAGGAAATTAA
- a CDS encoding response regulator → MTKTALVADDASYIREDIKDILEDQGYEVYEAADGMEAFEMYKKVKPTIVTMDINMPRVHGIKATQLIIDYDPQAKVMLCSTMITFQNYIKMGKEAGAKGFLSKPFTDEEFMNELSKLFL, encoded by the coding sequence ATGACAAAAACAGCATTAGTAGCAGACGATGCTTCATATATAAGAGAAGATATAAAAGATATACTGGAAGATCAGGGATACGAAGTTTATGAAGCGGCAGACGGAATGGAAGCTTTTGAAATGTACAAAAAAGTAAAGCCGACTATTGTAACAATGGATATTAATATGCCTAGAGTACACGGGATAAAAGCAACACAACTAATTATAGATTATGATCCCCAAGCAAAAGTTATGTTGTGCAGTACGATGATAACTTTTCAGAATTATATAAAAATGGGAAAAGAAGCAGGAGCAAAAGGATTTTTATCCAAACCTTTTACAGATGAGGAATTTATGAACGAATTGTCAAAATTATTTTTATAA
- a CDS encoding Cof-type HAD-IIB family hydrolase: MYKAVISDLDGTLLDENHQINDFTIETVKKVVEKGIKFYIATGRSYFGAKEIMDKINLKIPLITSNGARIMDSDGNEIYINNIEKKYLDEIYKVDYKFVGQNIILNGYSGSNWYIVEDVVDYYRKKRPDRTFLPEVVSWKEFMEKEYTKIFFLGPHDKLLKLEKILKKVTNEEVNAVFVSEGSLEVFDKNSDKAVAAKYLLEKDGIKLSETVAFGDGYNDYELLKEAGKGYLMGNSLYRLLEGLPDYEVIGTNENNGEAEKLRELFL; the protein is encoded by the coding sequence ATGTATAAAGCTGTAATAAGTGATTTGGATGGAACATTATTGGATGAAAATCACCAAATAAACGATTTCACAATAGAAACCGTCAAAAAAGTAGTCGAAAAAGGAATAAAATTCTATATTGCAACAGGAAGAAGTTATTTCGGGGCTAAAGAAATAATGGATAAAATAAATCTGAAAATACCTTTGATTACTTCTAACGGAGCAAGAATAATGGACAGTGACGGTAACGAGATTTATATAAATAATATTGAAAAAAAATATCTTGATGAAATTTACAAAGTTGATTATAAATTCGTAGGGCAAAATATAATATTGAACGGTTATTCGGGAAGTAACTGGTACATAGTTGAAGATGTTGTTGACTATTACAGAAAAAAAAGACCGGACAGAACATTTTTGCCTGAAGTTGTCAGTTGGAAAGAATTTATGGAAAAAGAATATACAAAAATTTTCTTTTTAGGACCTCATGACAAACTTTTAAAACTCGAAAAAATATTGAAAAAAGTGACTAATGAAGAAGTAAATGCAGTATTTGTTTCGGAAGGAAGTCTGGAAGTGTTTGATAAAAATTCGGATAAAGCAGTTGCTGCAAAGTATTTACTCGAAAAGGACGGGATAAAATTAAGTGAAACTGTAGCTTTCGGAGACGGGTATAATGACTATGAGCTATTGAAAGAAGCAGGAAAAGGTTATCTTATGGGAAATTCTTTATACAGATTGTTGGAAGGTTTGCCTGATTATGAAGTGATCGGCACAAATGAAAATAACGGAGAAGCTGAAAAATTAAGAGAATTATTTTTATAA
- the radC gene encoding RadC family protein translates to MGENEGHRERLRKRFLMSGISGFHDYEVLELLLSYVIVRRDCKKIAKDLLNKYGDLYSLLKQSKDELETNSFITERIAIFLKVLFSMLEDQLYRKIHNERIVISSNVQLLDYLEFSLLKRDIEIFKVLFLNTQNELIREEELFQGTLDRSTIYVRELMKKVLKYNAKSVILVHNHPSGSLKPSQSDIILTKKIKEIFENVEIRLLDHIIISEKGYFSFLEGGIL, encoded by the coding sequence ATGGGTGAAAATGAGGGACATAGAGAAAGGCTGAGAAAACGGTTTCTGATGTCGGGAATCTCAGGATTTCATGATTATGAAGTGTTGGAACTTCTTTTGAGTTATGTTATAGTAAGAAGAGATTGTAAGAAAATTGCGAAGGATTTACTTAATAAATACGGTGATTTGTATTCTTTACTGAAACAGTCTAAAGACGAACTGGAAACAAACAGTTTTATCACTGAAAGAATTGCAATATTTTTAAAAGTATTATTTTCAATGTTGGAAGATCAGTTGTATAGGAAAATTCACAATGAAAGAATTGTAATTTCAAGTAACGTTCAGCTTCTGGATTATTTAGAATTTTCTCTTTTGAAAAGAGATATTGAAATTTTTAAAGTGTTATTTTTGAACACTCAAAATGAGCTTATACGAGAAGAAGAACTTTTTCAGGGAACTTTGGACCGAAGTACTATTTATGTCAGGGAATTGATGAAAAAGGTTTTGAAATACAATGCAAAATCTGTTATACTTGTACATAATCATCCTTCAGGTTCTTTGAAACCTTCGCAGTCTGATATAATATTGACAAAAAAAATTAAAGAAATATTTGAAAATGTCGAAATAAGATTGCTGGACCATATAATAATAAGTGAAAAAGGATATTTTAGTTTTTTAGAAGGTGGAATATTATGA
- a CDS encoding Cof-type HAD-IIB family hydrolase yields MYKAVVTDLDGTLLNDEHKVSEFTKETVRKIIDKGIKFYIATGRNYGLAKVVKDELGINIPLISSNGARINDEDGKVIYEDGLGRKEIDAILSIDYKSFGKDIHLNIFSGDDWIITKGTLEEVIKRDGETFPLDMIEVPENELGKREILKFFYIGKHENLIELEKEILKKTDNNVSVVFVSDDCMEVFSKTANKANAAKFLLKRDGINSEETVSFGDGENDYELLTTMGKGHAMGNAIYRLKNLLPKDFEIIGKNSDDGEAKKLIELFL; encoded by the coding sequence ATGTATAAAGCGGTAGTAACTGATTTGGACGGGACATTACTCAATGATGAGCACAAAGTGTCCGAATTTACTAAAGAAACAGTCAGAAAAATAATAGATAAAGGAATAAAATTTTATATTGCCACAGGAAGAAATTACGGATTGGCAAAAGTAGTAAAAGATGAATTGGGAATAAATATTCCTCTTATTTCGTCAAACGGTGCGAGAATAAATGATGAAGACGGAAAAGTAATATATGAAGACGGCTTGGGAAGAAAAGAAATAGATGCAATTTTGAGTATTGATTACAAGTCTTTCGGAAAAGATATTCACTTAAATATATTTTCGGGAGATGACTGGATAATAACAAAAGGAACGTTGGAAGAAGTTATAAAAAGAGACGGAGAAACTTTTCCTCTGGATATGATCGAAGTTCCTGAAAATGAACTGGGGAAAAGGGAAATATTGAAATTTTTCTATATAGGAAAGCATGAAAATCTAATCGAACTGGAAAAAGAAATATTGAAAAAAACTGATAATAATGTAAGTGTCGTATTTGTATCCGATGACTGTATGGAAGTCTTTTCAAAAACAGCAAATAAGGCAAATGCAGCTAAATTTCTACTTAAAAGGGACGGCATAAATTCTGAAGAAACAGTCAGTTTCGGAGACGGAGAAAATGATTACGAGCTTTTAACAACCATGGGAAAAGGGCATGCAATGGGAAATGCCATATACAGACTTAAAAATTTGTTGCCGAAAGACTTTGAAATAATAGGAAAAAATTCAGATGACGGAGAAGCGAAAAAACTTATAGAGTTATTTTTGTAA
- the sppA gene encoding signal peptide peptidase SppA — translation MKFFDFIKRFLLFTIKEIYSFFLKLSLLFFVFFILLSSLIGYIISKAKDEDSISKNYNYVLLNVSSISEDKLDTSLFGETKKYNISYMDVLNSLEDIKNNDNIKGIIINLDQTNISSVKSEEISKKLQEIKNKNKKVYAFGAYMDNSNYPLASVANEIIMVPSASGSVSLAGYHYSDLYYKKLLSNVGVDMEVVRIGDFKSYGENYTSDTMSPGLRNELTRILESRFNSFLDKVSKARRLDKNKLNADILNGDDTNLTPSAARDKNFVDTLEYFNDLMTKLQINEDNIVDIYDYYADNGKRIEEQNQDKGTIAVIYAEGPIVYNEEAQGIYISPDNMAEKLKELSKIKDLKGVVLRVNSPGGSALASEMIYQMLSKINVPVYVSMSEVAASGGYYISMSGKKVFANDATITGSIGVVSMFPKFYNAQNKYGVTSNSISKGKYTDTFDPFVPLSTESRNKIIESMNATYDEFKSRVSKNRNMAPQVLENYAQGKIWLGSEAKEINLVDGIATLDETIKILARDLNLGDNYRVENIYAKKDFKETLKLLSSYIFEKFQLTSQLETKLPGSSKIMDEYKLIEQNKNKPMYYLPYQIKF, via the coding sequence ATGAAATTTTTTGATTTTATAAAAAGATTTTTATTATTTACAATTAAAGAAATATACTCTTTCTTTTTAAAATTGTCATTGTTATTTTTTGTATTTTTTATACTGTTAAGTTCACTGATAGGTTATATTATAAGCAAAGCAAAAGACGAAGACAGTATTTCCAAAAATTACAACTATGTTTTACTTAACGTTTCTTCAATATCCGAAGACAAACTTGACACTTCTCTATTCGGAGAAACTAAAAAATACAATATTTCTTATATGGACGTACTTAACAGTTTGGAAGATATAAAAAATAACGATAATATAAAAGGAATTATAATAAATCTTGATCAGACAAATATTTCTTCAGTAAAATCCGAAGAAATCTCTAAAAAACTTCAGGAAATTAAAAATAAAAATAAAAAAGTTTATGCTTTCGGAGCATATATGGATAACAGCAATTATCCTCTGGCTTCTGTAGCAAATGAAATAATAATGGTGCCGTCAGCTTCAGGTTCAGTTTCTCTGGCAGGATATCATTACTCGGATTTATATTATAAAAAACTGCTTTCAAATGTCGGAGTAGATATGGAAGTTGTCCGTATCGGAGATTTTAAATCATATGGAGAAAATTATACATCCGATACAATGTCTCCGGGATTAAGAAATGAGCTGACACGTATTCTGGAAAGCAGATTCAACTCTTTCCTTGATAAAGTTTCAAAAGCCAGAAGACTCGATAAAAACAAACTCAATGCCGATATACTTAACGGAGATGATACGAATCTTACTCCTTCTGCTGCAAGAGATAAAAATTTTGTTGATACTCTTGAATATTTTAATGATTTAATGACAAAACTTCAAATAAACGAAGATAATATAGTAGATATTTACGATTATTATGCCGATAACGGAAAAAGAATAGAAGAGCAGAATCAGGATAAAGGTACAATAGCGGTAATTTACGCTGAAGGTCCTATAGTTTATAATGAAGAAGCTCAGGGAATATACATATCTCCTGACAACATGGCGGAAAAATTGAAAGAGCTTTCAAAAATTAAAGATTTGAAAGGTGTCGTTTTAAGGGTTAATTCACCGGGAGGGTCGGCTCTTGCTTCGGAAATGATTTATCAGATGCTTTCAAAAATAAATGTTCCTGTTTATGTTTCAATGTCTGAAGTTGCAGCTTCAGGAGGATATTATATATCTATGAGCGGAAAAAAAGTCTTTGCTAATGATGCCACAATTACAGGGTCTATAGGAGTTGTCTCCATGTTCCCTAAATTCTATAATGCTCAAAATAAATACGGAGTTACCTCAAACTCTATCAGCAAAGGAAAATATACGGATACTTTCGATCCTTTTGTTCCTTTATCTACCGAATCCAGAAATAAAATAATAGAATCCATGAATGCCACTTATGACGAGTTTAAATCGAGAGTTTCCAAAAACAGAAATATGGCTCCTCAAGTGCTTGAAAATTATGCACAGGGTAAAATCTGGCTAGGAAGTGAAGCAAAGGAAATTAATCTTGTAGACGGTATTGCTACTCTTGATGAAACAATAAAAATTCTTGCCCGTGATTTAAACTTAGGCGATAATTACAGAGTTGAAAACATTTATGCTAAAAAAGATTTTAAAGAAACATTGAAATTACTTTCTTCTTATATATTTGAGAAATTCCAGCTGACTTCCCAGTTGGAAACAAAATTACCGGGAAGTTCAAAAATAATGGACGAATATAAATTAATAGAGCAAAATAAAAATAAACCTATGTATTATTTACCTTACCAAATAAAATTTTAA
- a CDS encoding thioredoxin family protein — protein MSTFQDYLKFSDNEEYSQKQLKIIDKITLSEETEKAVKSINKEIKILCLAQVYCPDCRAIVPFMKKFSELNSNIKVNYLPREGNEELLKKLTETVKIPTLVYEKENNMSVFLLEFPNVVQKAMKENPENYDEIKYNFRTGKYNQEIEKELVNYLISL, from the coding sequence ATGAGTACATTTCAGGATTATTTAAAGTTTTCCGACAACGAAGAATATTCACAAAAACAGTTAAAAATTATAGATAAAATAACTCTTTCCGAAGAAACTGAAAAAGCTGTAAAATCTATAAACAAAGAAATAAAAATATTATGTTTAGCTCAAGTTTACTGCCCCGACTGTCGTGCCATAGTTCCTTTTATGAAAAAATTTTCCGAACTGAACAGTAATATAAAAGTCAACTATCTGCCCAGAGAAGGTAACGAAGAATTATTGAAAAAATTGACCGAAACAGTTAAAATTCCCACACTGGTTTATGAAAAAGAAAATAATATGTCGGTATTTTTATTGGAATTTCCTAATGTTGTACAAAAAGCGATGAAAGAAAATCCCGAAAATTATGATGAAATAAAATACAATTTCAGAACAGGAAAATATAATCAGGAAATAGAAAAAGAACTTGTAAATTATTTAATTTCTTTGTAA
- a CDS encoding methyltransferase: MGSLKNNKKDDFLRESDEIGDVGSYTERLESVNKIMTVSEIGLKITEDSLLLANFIKNKLEKKSGKSNRTFFHNRNMLEIGAGQGIISLLVSGLPNISKIYAVEVQKEVFGYLIGNVEKNSLQSKILVLNEDIRNVVGEYDYIFSNPPYKKVNSGKLPQDKTEAISKYEVLLTLEELFFNTKRLLKNYGEFFVIVPEERLNDSFRYIYKNELQILSLNINQYKKKKLIIIHGKKGGKINSGIEIEYNLK; the protein is encoded by the coding sequence ATGGGCAGTTTAAAAAATAATAAAAAAGATGATTTTTTGAGGGAATCTGATGAAATCGGAGATGTAGGCAGTTATACTGAAAGACTTGAAAGTGTCAATAAAATTATGACTGTAAGTGAAATTGGTTTAAAGATAACAGAAGATTCATTATTATTGGCAAATTTTATAAAAAATAAATTGGAAAAAAAATCCGGGAAATCAAACCGGACTTTTTTTCATAATCGAAATATGCTTGAAATAGGAGCAGGACAGGGAATTATTTCCTTATTAGTTTCGGGATTGCCGAATATTTCAAAAATTTATGCTGTAGAAGTACAAAAAGAAGTATTTGGGTATTTGATAGGGAATGTAGAGAAAAACTCGTTACAAAGCAAAATTTTGGTTTTAAATGAGGATATAAGAAATGTTGTCGGAGAGTATGACTATATTTTTTCCAATCCTCCTTATAAAAAAGTAAATTCGGGGAAATTACCTCAGGATAAAACAGAAGCCATAAGTAAATACGAAGTGTTGCTGACATTGGAAGAACTGTTTTTTAATACAAAAAGATTACTTAAAAATTATGGAGAATTTTTTGTTATTGTTCCTGAAGAAAGGCTGAATGACAGCTTTCGATATATTTATAAAAATGAATTGCAAATATTGAGTTTGAATATAAATCAATATAAAAAAAAGAAATTGATAATAATACATGGAAAAAAAGGCGGAAAAATCAACTCGGGAATTGAAATTGAATATAATTTGAAATAA